One Streptomyces hundungensis DNA segment encodes these proteins:
- the rpmA gene encoding 50S ribosomal protein L27 has product MAHKKGASSTRNGRDSNAQRLGVKRFGGQTVNAGEILVRQRGTHFHPGAGVGRGGDDTLFALEAGAVQFGTHRGRKVVNIVPAA; this is encoded by the coding sequence ATGGCACACAAGAAGGGCGCATCGTCCACTCGGAACGGTCGCGACTCCAACGCTCAGCGGCTCGGCGTCAAGCGCTTCGGCGGCCAGACCGTCAACGCCGGTGAGATCCTGGTCCGCCAGCGCGGCACCCACTTCCACCCGGGCGCGGGCGTCGGTCGCGGTGGCGACGACACCCTGTTCGCGCTGGAGGCCGGTGCGGTGCAGTTCGGCACCCACCGTGGCCGCAAGGTCGTGAACATCGTTCCGGCTGCCTGA